The Amblyraja radiata isolate CabotCenter1 chromosome 1, sAmbRad1.1.pri, whole genome shotgun sequence genome contains a region encoding:
- the LOC116988403 gene encoding histone H2A-like, which yields MSGRGKTGGKVRAKTKTRSSRAGLQFPVGRIHRLLRKGHYAERIGAGAPVYLAAVLEYLTAEILELAGNAARDNKKTRIIPRHLQLAIRNDEELNKLLGGVTIAQGGVLPNIQAVLLPKKTGHQSKVYV from the coding sequence ATGTCAGGAAGAGGTAAAACTGGTGGGAAAGTTCGCGCCAAAACAAAGACCCGTTCTTCCCGAGCTGGTTTGCAATTCCCTGTTGGACGAATCCATCGATTGTTACGAAAAGGTCACTATGCTGAGCGCATTGGTGCTGGCGCTCCGGTTTATTTAGCGGCGGTGCTCGAGTACCTGACAGCGGAGATTTTAGAACTGGCGGGAAACGCAGCCCGCGACAACAAGAAGACCAGGATCATCCCCCGCCACCTGCAACTCGCCATCCGCAACGATGAGGAGCTCAACAAGCTGTTGGGTGGGGTCACCATTGCCCAGGGTGGGGTTTTGCCCAACATCCAGGCTGTACTGCTGCCCAAGAAAACCGgccatcagagcaaagtttatgtCTAA